A genome region from Anopheles stephensi strain Indian chromosome 2, UCI_ANSTEP_V1.0, whole genome shotgun sequence includes the following:
- the LOC118506964 gene encoding uncharacterized protein LOC118506964 gives MRIQKDERLSSLIDGIDPLDFISGDKIFTSYDVLLRLGAKRLYKYLEAHPDQLDSDSFRQDIENMRQRYEETPIRLMQDLLRRDDVFSVILHGDYNRNNVLFQTDADGKPIALKMFDFQENRFATPVIDLAFFMYMSMTEELRDRCWDAIVLEYHAALLDSLAAILKVPKEDASLDPYRLEPFLEHFKRHAMYGVIVTLHFLPWMMCPKDECEQLSYHFSRDVHSKELAHWTLVCGGEEVDKRLVGVLKHASRKGYFDIVKQQ, from the coding sequence ATGCGCATCCAAAAGGACGAACGCCTATCGTCACTGATTGACGGAATTGATCCGCTTGACTTTATTTCCGGCGATAAAATCTTCACCAGCTACGATGTGTTGCTAAGGTTGGGTGCGAAACGGTTGTACAAGTATCTGGAAGCTCACCCCGACCAGCTGGACAGCGATAGTTTCAGGCAGGACATCGAAAATATGCGCCAACGTTACGAGGAAACTCCAATACGCCTGATGCAGGACTTGCTGCGCCGGGATGATGTGTTCTCGGTCATCCTACACGGCGACTATAACCGCAATAATGTGCTGTTCCAGACCGATGCGGATGGAAAACCGATAGCACTGAAGATGTTTGACTTTCAGGAGAATCGATTCGCTACCCCAGTGATCGATTTGGCGTTCTTCATGTACATGAGCATGACGGAGGAGCTGCGCGATCGATGTTGGGATGCGATCGTGCTAGAATACCATGCAGCGCTGCTGGATAGTCTAGCGGCAATTCTGAAGGTACCGAAGGAAGATGCTTCATTGGATCCTTACCGTCTTGAGCCATTCCTGGAACACTTTAAGCGACATGCAATGTACGGGGTAATCGTGACGCTACACTTTCTGCCCTGGATGATGTGTCCGAAGGATGAATGTGAGCAATTGTCGTATCATTTTTCGCGAGATGTACACTCGAAGGAGTTGGCCCACTGGACGTTGGTGTGCGGGGGTGAGGAGGTAGACAAgcggttggttggtgtgcTGAAACATGCCAGCCGCAAAGGATATTTTGATATAGTGAAGCAGCAGTAG
- the LOC118506962 gene encoding tubulin alpha-8 chain-like isoform X1 → MPRQHNRETLSIHIGQAGVQIGEAIWKQYGLEHGIGKNGQRIASEKDCSDAGFCECPTFYSDNGEGRYVPRAIFIDTEPMVIDQLQMSDIGELFNPEYLIRGKEDAANNYARGYYTLSHRTLGGAMEAARQIAEDADNLQGMILYHSYGGGTGSGVAAHLLQELAEEFPRKCRLSFSVYPSPYLCTSVVEPYNTVLMTHRTINLMECSFMMDNQAIYNICSSRLSIERPSYANLNQLISQVVSGVTASLRFGGDLNVDMSEFQTNLIPYPRLHYPVISFAPIISCESVNHEKLDIGALTKTLFEPDYQMVRCGLSGRDKYMACCLLYRGHILPKDINEAIASIKATRSIRFVDWCPTGFKIGINAMAPKMAPDGDLAPVRRCVTMLATRTAVSDAWSNIDEKFDMMYRKRAFVHWYVGEGMEQFEFSEARENLASLEMDYREAGLTDSASQSDYSEY, encoded by the exons atg CCGCGGCAGCATAACCGTGAAACCCTGTCCATCCACATCGGACAGGCTGGTGTTCAGATAGGCGAAGCAATCTGGAAGCAGTACGGCCTGGAGCACGGAATTGGAAAGAATGGACAGAGGATAGCATCGGAGAAAGATTGTAGTGACGCTGGTTTCTGCGAGTGTCCTACGTTCTATTCGGATAATGGAGAAGGACGATATGTTCCGAGGGCTATATTCATCGACACCGAACCGATGGTGATAG ATCAACTGCAGATGTCCGACATTGGAGAGCTGTTCAACCCGGAATATCTGATACGAGGTAAGGAAGATGCCGCCAATAACTATGCCCGCGGATACTACACACTATCGCACAGAACGCTTGGTGGAGCGATGGAAGCAGCACGACAGATAGCCGAAGATGCAGACAACCTGCAGGGTATGATTTTGTATCACTCGTACGGAGGTGGAACGGGCTCGGGCGTCGCAGCACATCTGCTGCAAGAACTTGCCGAGGAGTTCCCGCGCAAGTGTCGTCTATCGTTCTCGGTGTATCCTTCGCCGTATCTGTGCACAAGCGTCGTCGAACCGTACAACACCGTGCTTATGACGCACCGGACGATCAACTTGATGGAGTGTTCGTTTATGATGGACAACCAAGCGATCTACAACATTTGCAGCTCAAG ACTTTCGATTGAGAGGCCTAGTTATGCGAACCTAAACCAGCTAATCAGTCAGGTAGTGTCTGGAGTAACGGCTTCCCTACGATTCGGGGGCGATCTCAACGTAGACATGAGCGAATTTCAGACAAACCTCATTCCCTATCCAAGATTACATTATCCAGTCATATCGTTTGCTCCAATTATTTCCTGTGAATCTGTAAATCACGAAA AGCTGGACATTGGAGCGCTCACAAAAACGCTGTTTGAGCCGGACTACCAGATGGTGCGGTGTGGACTGTCGGGACGGGACAAATACATGGCGTGCTGCTTACTCTACCGCGGACACATATTGCCAAAAGACATTAACGAAGCCATCGCAAGCATCAAGGCCACACGCAGCATACGGTTCGTCGATTGGTGTCCCACAGGGTTCAAG ATCGGAATCAATGCAATGGCCCCGAAAATGGCGCCCGATGGAGATCTAGCGCCGGTAAGACGGTGCGTAACGATGCTCGCCACCCGGACGGCCGTGTCCGACGCGTGGAGCAACATCGACGAGAAGTTCGACATGATGTACCGGAAGCGTGCGTTCGTGCACTGGTACGTCGGGGAGGGCATGGAGCAGTTCGAGTTTAGCGAAGCCCGAGAAAATCTCGCCAGTCTCGAGATGGATTATCGTGAAGCAGGCCTAACGG ACAGTGCATCCCAAAGTGACTACTCGGAATACTAG
- the LOC118506962 gene encoding tubulin alpha chain-like isoform X2, with protein MEAARQIAEDADNLQGMILYHSYGGGTGSGVAAHLLQELAEEFPRKCRLSFSVYPSPYLCTSVVEPYNTVLMTHRTINLMECSFMMDNQAIYNICSSRLSIERPSYANLNQLISQVVSGVTASLRFGGDLNVDMSEFQTNLIPYPRLHYPVISFAPIISCESVNHEKLDIGALTKTLFEPDYQMVRCGLSGRDKYMACCLLYRGHILPKDINEAIASIKATRSIRFVDWCPTGFKIGINAMAPKMAPDGDLAPVRRCVTMLATRTAVSDAWSNIDEKFDMMYRKRAFVHWYVGEGMEQFEFSEARENLASLEMDYREAGLTDSASQSDYSEY; from the exons ATGGAAGCAGCACGACAGATAGCCGAAGATGCAGACAACCTGCAGGGTATGATTTTGTATCACTCGTACGGAGGTGGAACGGGCTCGGGCGTCGCAGCACATCTGCTGCAAGAACTTGCCGAGGAGTTCCCGCGCAAGTGTCGTCTATCGTTCTCGGTGTATCCTTCGCCGTATCTGTGCACAAGCGTCGTCGAACCGTACAACACCGTGCTTATGACGCACCGGACGATCAACTTGATGGAGTGTTCGTTTATGATGGACAACCAAGCGATCTACAACATTTGCAGCTCAAG ACTTTCGATTGAGAGGCCTAGTTATGCGAACCTAAACCAGCTAATCAGTCAGGTAGTGTCTGGAGTAACGGCTTCCCTACGATTCGGGGGCGATCTCAACGTAGACATGAGCGAATTTCAGACAAACCTCATTCCCTATCCAAGATTACATTATCCAGTCATATCGTTTGCTCCAATTATTTCCTGTGAATCTGTAAATCACGAAA AGCTGGACATTGGAGCGCTCACAAAAACGCTGTTTGAGCCGGACTACCAGATGGTGCGGTGTGGACTGTCGGGACGGGACAAATACATGGCGTGCTGCTTACTCTACCGCGGACACATATTGCCAAAAGACATTAACGAAGCCATCGCAAGCATCAAGGCCACACGCAGCATACGGTTCGTCGATTGGTGTCCCACAGGGTTCAAG ATCGGAATCAATGCAATGGCCCCGAAAATGGCGCCCGATGGAGATCTAGCGCCGGTAAGACGGTGCGTAACGATGCTCGCCACCCGGACGGCCGTGTCCGACGCGTGGAGCAACATCGACGAGAAGTTCGACATGATGTACCGGAAGCGTGCGTTCGTGCACTGGTACGTCGGGGAGGGCATGGAGCAGTTCGAGTTTAGCGAAGCCCGAGAAAATCTCGCCAGTCTCGAGATGGATTATCGTGAAGCAGGCCTAACGG ACAGTGCATCCCAAAGTGACTACTCGGAATACTAG
- the LOC118506963 gene encoding uncharacterized protein ZK1073.1 isoform X4 produces the protein MGRRRYAVNTEKSGEIIVTVQGDLSQQEKRAVFLTVHDLGTNHSSFEEFVNSACMIEIKERSCFIHIDVPGHADNAPNLADSFQFPSLQLLGEELVTVLDFLHVKYVIGIGEGAGANVLARFGLAHPSRCLGLILINVTGSAASVLDVFKTKFISWKGDEVGQSAEDFLLYHKFGYVFSEQLVGDNPDKEKIVSEFQSRLHSSLNSKNLKQYVKAFMSRKDLPLKNCKVDLLLITGIMSPYASVVEKLYKDLNKEKVTLLKVERAGDVLADAPAKVAQSILLFCKGQGLLTSVAMPGVDRNRAFSTSSGGSTEGSTGARRLSRGMSMEDYDKPNIRRLSVTINEQLPPIKK, from the exons ATGGGACGCCGG CGCTATGCAGTTAATACGGAGAAAAGCGGTGAAATCATCGTCACAGTGCAg GGCGATCTTTCACAACAGGAAAAGCGTGCCGTCTTCCTTACCGTGCACGATTTGGGCACGAACC ACTCTTCGTTCGAGGAGTTCGTCAACAGTGCGTGCATGATTGAAATCAAAGAACGGTCGTGCTTCATCCACATCGATGTACCCGGCCATGCGGATAATGCGCCCAATTTGGCCGACTC GTTCCAGTTCCCTTCGCTGCAGCTGTTGGGCGAAGAGTTGGTCACGGTGCTGGACTTTCTGCACGTAAAGTACGTGATCGGTATCGGCGAGGGTGCGGGCGCAAACGTACTCGCTCGCTTCGGACTGGCACACCCATCTCGCTGCCTCGGGCTCATACTGATCAACGTTACCGGATCGGCCGCATCCGTGCTGGACGTGTTCAAGACGAAGTTTATCTCGTGGAAGGGTGACGAAGTTGGCCAATCGGCCGAGGACTTCCTGCTGTATCACAAGTTTGGCTAC GTTTTCTCCGAG CAACTGGTCGGTGACAATCCGGACAAGGAGAAGATTGTGTCCGAGTTCCAGAGCCGTCTGCACAGCTCGCTGAACAGCAAAAATCTAAAGCAATACGTCAAAGCATTTATGTC GCGCAAAGATTTACCATTGAAGAACTGTAAGGTGGATTTGCTACTGATCACCGGTATTATGAGCCCGTACGCTAGCGTCGTCGAGAAGCTGTACAAGGATCTGAACAAGGAGAAGGTCACACTGCTCAAGGTGGAACGAGCGGGCGACGTGTTGGCTGATGCT CCCGCTAAAGTGGCACAGTCGATTCTGCTGTTCTGCAAGGGTCAGGGTTTGCTAACCTCGGTCGCTATGCCCGGCGTCGACCGTAACCGTGCGTTCTCGACCAGCTCCGGCGGTTCCACCGAAGGTTCGACCGGTGCGAGACGTCTGTCCCGTGGCATGTCCATGGAGGACTACGACAAGCCCAACATTCGGCGACTAAGCGTGACGATCAACGAACAGCTGCCACCGATCAAGAAATAG
- the LOC118506963 gene encoding uncharacterized protein ZK1073.1 isoform X1, with product MEKPKANDTAAAPAGSPSSKGVHRYAVNTEKSGEIIVTVQGDLSQQEKRAVFLTVHDLGTNHSSFEEFVNSACMIEIKERSCFIHIDVPGHADNAPNLADSFQFPSLQLLGEELVTVLDFLHVKYVIGIGEGAGANVLARFGLAHPSRCLGLILINVTGSAASVLDVFKTKFISWKGDEVGQSAEDFLLYHKFGYVFSEQLVGDNPDKEKIVSEFQSRLHSSLNSKNLKQYVKAFMSRKDLPLKNCKVDLLLITGIMSPYASVVEKLYKDLNKEKVTLLKVERAGDVLADAPAKVAQSILLFCKGQGLLTSVAMPGVDRNRAFSTSSGGSTEGSTGARRLSRGMSMEDYDKPNIRRLSVTINEQLPPIKK from the exons ATGGAAAAACCGAAAGCAAACGACACGGCAGCCGCTCCGGCAGGATCACCATCGTCGAAAGGCGTTCAC CGCTATGCAGTTAATACGGAGAAAAGCGGTGAAATCATCGTCACAGTGCAg GGCGATCTTTCACAACAGGAAAAGCGTGCCGTCTTCCTTACCGTGCACGATTTGGGCACGAACC ACTCTTCGTTCGAGGAGTTCGTCAACAGTGCGTGCATGATTGAAATCAAAGAACGGTCGTGCTTCATCCACATCGATGTACCCGGCCATGCGGATAATGCGCCCAATTTGGCCGACTC GTTCCAGTTCCCTTCGCTGCAGCTGTTGGGCGAAGAGTTGGTCACGGTGCTGGACTTTCTGCACGTAAAGTACGTGATCGGTATCGGCGAGGGTGCGGGCGCAAACGTACTCGCTCGCTTCGGACTGGCACACCCATCTCGCTGCCTCGGGCTCATACTGATCAACGTTACCGGATCGGCCGCATCCGTGCTGGACGTGTTCAAGACGAAGTTTATCTCGTGGAAGGGTGACGAAGTTGGCCAATCGGCCGAGGACTTCCTGCTGTATCACAAGTTTGGCTAC GTTTTCTCCGAG CAACTGGTCGGTGACAATCCGGACAAGGAGAAGATTGTGTCCGAGTTCCAGAGCCGTCTGCACAGCTCGCTGAACAGCAAAAATCTAAAGCAATACGTCAAAGCATTTATGTC GCGCAAAGATTTACCATTGAAGAACTGTAAGGTGGATTTGCTACTGATCACCGGTATTATGAGCCCGTACGCTAGCGTCGTCGAGAAGCTGTACAAGGATCTGAACAAGGAGAAGGTCACACTGCTCAAGGTGGAACGAGCGGGCGACGTGTTGGCTGATGCT CCCGCTAAAGTGGCACAGTCGATTCTGCTGTTCTGCAAGGGTCAGGGTTTGCTAACCTCGGTCGCTATGCCCGGCGTCGACCGTAACCGTGCGTTCTCGACCAGCTCCGGCGGTTCCACCGAAGGTTCGACCGGTGCGAGACGTCTGTCCCGTGGCATGTCCATGGAGGACTACGACAAGCCCAACATTCGGCGACTAAGCGTGACGATCAACGAACAGCTGCCACCGATCAAGAAATAG
- the LOC118506963 gene encoding uncharacterized protein ZK1073.1 isoform X2, with product MSSAQDRRASFARRAESLMEKRYAVNTEKSGEIIVTVQGDLSQQEKRAVFLTVHDLGTNHSSFEEFVNSACMIEIKERSCFIHIDVPGHADNAPNLADSFQFPSLQLLGEELVTVLDFLHVKYVIGIGEGAGANVLARFGLAHPSRCLGLILINVTGSAASVLDVFKTKFISWKGDEVGQSAEDFLLYHKFGYVFSEQLVGDNPDKEKIVSEFQSRLHSSLNSKNLKQYVKAFMSRKDLPLKNCKVDLLLITGIMSPYASVVEKLYKDLNKEKVTLLKVERAGDVLADAPAKVAQSILLFCKGQGLLTSVAMPGVDRNRAFSTSSGGSTEGSTGARRLSRGMSMEDYDKPNIRRLSVTINEQLPPIKK from the exons CGCTATGCAGTTAATACGGAGAAAAGCGGTGAAATCATCGTCACAGTGCAg GGCGATCTTTCACAACAGGAAAAGCGTGCCGTCTTCCTTACCGTGCACGATTTGGGCACGAACC ACTCTTCGTTCGAGGAGTTCGTCAACAGTGCGTGCATGATTGAAATCAAAGAACGGTCGTGCTTCATCCACATCGATGTACCCGGCCATGCGGATAATGCGCCCAATTTGGCCGACTC GTTCCAGTTCCCTTCGCTGCAGCTGTTGGGCGAAGAGTTGGTCACGGTGCTGGACTTTCTGCACGTAAAGTACGTGATCGGTATCGGCGAGGGTGCGGGCGCAAACGTACTCGCTCGCTTCGGACTGGCACACCCATCTCGCTGCCTCGGGCTCATACTGATCAACGTTACCGGATCGGCCGCATCCGTGCTGGACGTGTTCAAGACGAAGTTTATCTCGTGGAAGGGTGACGAAGTTGGCCAATCGGCCGAGGACTTCCTGCTGTATCACAAGTTTGGCTAC GTTTTCTCCGAG CAACTGGTCGGTGACAATCCGGACAAGGAGAAGATTGTGTCCGAGTTCCAGAGCCGTCTGCACAGCTCGCTGAACAGCAAAAATCTAAAGCAATACGTCAAAGCATTTATGTC GCGCAAAGATTTACCATTGAAGAACTGTAAGGTGGATTTGCTACTGATCACCGGTATTATGAGCCCGTACGCTAGCGTCGTCGAGAAGCTGTACAAGGATCTGAACAAGGAGAAGGTCACACTGCTCAAGGTGGAACGAGCGGGCGACGTGTTGGCTGATGCT CCCGCTAAAGTGGCACAGTCGATTCTGCTGTTCTGCAAGGGTCAGGGTTTGCTAACCTCGGTCGCTATGCCCGGCGTCGACCGTAACCGTGCGTTCTCGACCAGCTCCGGCGGTTCCACCGAAGGTTCGACCGGTGCGAGACGTCTGTCCCGTGGCATGTCCATGGAGGACTACGACAAGCCCAACATTCGGCGACTAAGCGTGACGATCAACGAACAGCTGCCACCGATCAAGAAATAG
- the LOC118506963 gene encoding uncharacterized protein ZK1073.1 isoform X5 — protein MSSAQDRRASFARRAESLMEKRYAVNTEKSGEIIVTVQGDLSQQEKRAVFLTVHDLGTNHSSFEEFVNSACMIEIKERSCFIHIDVPGHADNAPNLADSFQFPSLQLLGEELVTVLDFLHVKYVIGIGEGAGANVLARFGLAHPSRCLGLILINVTGSAASVLDVFKTKFISWKGDEVGQSAEDFLLYHKFGYQLVGDNPDKEKIVSEFQSRLHSSLNSKNLKQYVKAFMSRKDLPLKNCKVDLLLITGIMSPYASVVEKLYKDLNKEKVTLLKVERAGDVLADAPAKVAQSILLFCKGQGLLTSVAMPGVDRNRAFSTSSGGSTEGSTGARRLSRGMSMEDYDKPNIRRLSVTINEQLPPIKK, from the exons CGCTATGCAGTTAATACGGAGAAAAGCGGTGAAATCATCGTCACAGTGCAg GGCGATCTTTCACAACAGGAAAAGCGTGCCGTCTTCCTTACCGTGCACGATTTGGGCACGAACC ACTCTTCGTTCGAGGAGTTCGTCAACAGTGCGTGCATGATTGAAATCAAAGAACGGTCGTGCTTCATCCACATCGATGTACCCGGCCATGCGGATAATGCGCCCAATTTGGCCGACTC GTTCCAGTTCCCTTCGCTGCAGCTGTTGGGCGAAGAGTTGGTCACGGTGCTGGACTTTCTGCACGTAAAGTACGTGATCGGTATCGGCGAGGGTGCGGGCGCAAACGTACTCGCTCGCTTCGGACTGGCACACCCATCTCGCTGCCTCGGGCTCATACTGATCAACGTTACCGGATCGGCCGCATCCGTGCTGGACGTGTTCAAGACGAAGTTTATCTCGTGGAAGGGTGACGAAGTTGGCCAATCGGCCGAGGACTTCCTGCTGTATCACAAGTTTGGCTAC CAACTGGTCGGTGACAATCCGGACAAGGAGAAGATTGTGTCCGAGTTCCAGAGCCGTCTGCACAGCTCGCTGAACAGCAAAAATCTAAAGCAATACGTCAAAGCATTTATGTC GCGCAAAGATTTACCATTGAAGAACTGTAAGGTGGATTTGCTACTGATCACCGGTATTATGAGCCCGTACGCTAGCGTCGTCGAGAAGCTGTACAAGGATCTGAACAAGGAGAAGGTCACACTGCTCAAGGTGGAACGAGCGGGCGACGTGTTGGCTGATGCT CCCGCTAAAGTGGCACAGTCGATTCTGCTGTTCTGCAAGGGTCAGGGTTTGCTAACCTCGGTCGCTATGCCCGGCGTCGACCGTAACCGTGCGTTCTCGACCAGCTCCGGCGGTTCCACCGAAGGTTCGACCGGTGCGAGACGTCTGTCCCGTGGCATGTCCATGGAGGACTACGACAAGCCCAACATTCGGCGACTAAGCGTGACGATCAACGAACAGCTGCCACCGATCAAGAAATAG
- the LOC118506963 gene encoding uncharacterized protein ZK1073.1 isoform X3, producing the protein MEKPKANDTAAAPAGSPSSKGVHRYAVNTEKSGEIIVTVQGDLSQQEKRAVFLTVHDLGTNHSSFEEFVNSACMIEIKERSCFIHIDVPGHADNAPNLADSFQFPSLQLLGEELVTVLDFLHVKYVIGIGEGAGANVLARFGLAHPSRCLGLILINVTGSAASVLDVFKTKFISWKGDEVGQSAEDFLLYHKFGYQLVGDNPDKEKIVSEFQSRLHSSLNSKNLKQYVKAFMSRKDLPLKNCKVDLLLITGIMSPYASVVEKLYKDLNKEKVTLLKVERAGDVLADAPAKVAQSILLFCKGQGLLTSVAMPGVDRNRAFSTSSGGSTEGSTGARRLSRGMSMEDYDKPNIRRLSVTINEQLPPIKK; encoded by the exons ATGGAAAAACCGAAAGCAAACGACACGGCAGCCGCTCCGGCAGGATCACCATCGTCGAAAGGCGTTCAC CGCTATGCAGTTAATACGGAGAAAAGCGGTGAAATCATCGTCACAGTGCAg GGCGATCTTTCACAACAGGAAAAGCGTGCCGTCTTCCTTACCGTGCACGATTTGGGCACGAACC ACTCTTCGTTCGAGGAGTTCGTCAACAGTGCGTGCATGATTGAAATCAAAGAACGGTCGTGCTTCATCCACATCGATGTACCCGGCCATGCGGATAATGCGCCCAATTTGGCCGACTC GTTCCAGTTCCCTTCGCTGCAGCTGTTGGGCGAAGAGTTGGTCACGGTGCTGGACTTTCTGCACGTAAAGTACGTGATCGGTATCGGCGAGGGTGCGGGCGCAAACGTACTCGCTCGCTTCGGACTGGCACACCCATCTCGCTGCCTCGGGCTCATACTGATCAACGTTACCGGATCGGCCGCATCCGTGCTGGACGTGTTCAAGACGAAGTTTATCTCGTGGAAGGGTGACGAAGTTGGCCAATCGGCCGAGGACTTCCTGCTGTATCACAAGTTTGGCTAC CAACTGGTCGGTGACAATCCGGACAAGGAGAAGATTGTGTCCGAGTTCCAGAGCCGTCTGCACAGCTCGCTGAACAGCAAAAATCTAAAGCAATACGTCAAAGCATTTATGTC GCGCAAAGATTTACCATTGAAGAACTGTAAGGTGGATTTGCTACTGATCACCGGTATTATGAGCCCGTACGCTAGCGTCGTCGAGAAGCTGTACAAGGATCTGAACAAGGAGAAGGTCACACTGCTCAAGGTGGAACGAGCGGGCGACGTGTTGGCTGATGCT CCCGCTAAAGTGGCACAGTCGATTCTGCTGTTCTGCAAGGGTCAGGGTTTGCTAACCTCGGTCGCTATGCCCGGCGTCGACCGTAACCGTGCGTTCTCGACCAGCTCCGGCGGTTCCACCGAAGGTTCGACCGGTGCGAGACGTCTGTCCCGTGGCATGTCCATGGAGGACTACGACAAGCCCAACATTCGGCGACTAAGCGTGACGATCAACGAACAGCTGCCACCGATCAAGAAATAG